The segment GCGCCAAGTCGAATCGCACACTTCATCAATGCACCGGTTTTATTGCGGTGAATTTCTTCAAGTTCCTGCAAATCCACACTGCGATTTTCGGCTTGAAGGTCGAGAGCTTGCCCCATACACATGCCCGCAGCCCCAGAGGCTTCTGCCAATGACTTGACCATTTTTATACGCGTTGCTTCGGCATTTGGATTCAACTGACCATCGGCAAGAATAGTAAACGCAAGTGTTTGTAGCGCATCACCGGTAAGAATGGCGGTTGCTTCATCAAACTTGATATGGCAAGTCGGTTGACCACGACGCAGCTCGTCGTCGTCCATTGCAGGTAAGTCATCATGAATCAAAGAATAGGCATGGATACATTCTACCGCTGAAGCAGGAGTATCAAGATCTTCGACTTTGCAGCCAAGCATTTGTCCAGTGATATACACCAAGAATGGACGCGCGCGTTTGCCTCCGAGCAGCAAGCCATAACGCATGGCATCGATGAGCGGCTGATTTTGATGAGGAAGCTGGCTAAGCCACCATTCCAATTGTTGGTTGTTTCGTTGCTGGAACGAGATTAATGCCTCAAGCATAGAGCGATCTTCTAACAATATTATTATTCAGGCTGCTGAGTGAATTCAGACAGTGGAGCATTATCATCATTTTGCAACAAAATGCTAACACGTTGCTCGGCGTCATTGAGCTTAGTTTGGCCTGCGCGAGCTAAAGAGATGCCACGTTCGAACTTTTTTAGTGCCTCATCTAATGCTAGGTCACCATTTTCGAGATCTTCAACAATTGAATCCAACTCTTCGATGGTTGCTTCAAAGGTCATATTTTCTGGTTTCTTGCTCGCCATAATTTTACTAGTTTTGGAAAGATGCACGAAAGTTACCTTAGCACTGAATGATGGTCAAATTTAACCGAGTAAAATTGTCAGAAAAATCGAGTTTGTTCGGTGTAATTACGCTTTTATTCTGCCTTACGCATCAGCTTTTGCTGACACAACCATGGAATATTGCCTAATTGGGTATGGTTTTAGGGAGTTTGTGAGAGTGATACCAATAAAAAAGCTAAAGATTCATTAAGCCTGCCGATATAATTCCAAAGATAGAGTAATAAGTTAGCATGAGGAGTGCTGTGTGGATTTAGCTACCCTTTTGGGCCTAATTGGCGGCTTCGCTTTCGTTATCATGGCAATGGTCCTAGGCGGAAGTATTGGGATGTACGTAGACGTTACATCCATTTTGATCGTTGTTGGTGGCTCAACTTTTGTAGTATTGATGAAATTCACCATGGGACAGTTTTTTGGTGCGGCTAAAATTGCCGGCAAAGCTTTTATGTTCAAAGCGGATGAACCAGAAGACCTGATTGCTAAGATTGTCGAAATGGCAGACGCTGCTCGTAAAGGTGGTTTCCTTGCTTTAGAAGAGATGGAAATTTCCAACAGCTTTATGCAAAAAGGTATCGACCTGTTAGTGGATGGTCATGATGCTGACGTGGTGCGCTCAGCACTGCAAAAAGATATCGCCTTAACCGATGAGCGCCACGAGAAAGGTGCTGGTGCGTTCAAGGCATACGGTGACGTAGCTCCCGCGATGGGGATGATCGGTACTCTGGTGGGTCTGGTTGCTATGCTATCGAACATGGATGACCCTAAAGCGATTGGTCCTGCGATGGCGGTAGCGCTTCTGACGACTTTGTACGGCGCGGTGTTATCTAACATGGTGTTTTTTCCGATCGCAGATAAGTTGTCGCTGCGTCGTGAGCAAGAGAAGCTAAACCGCCGTCTAATTATGGATGGGGTATTAGCGATTCAAGATGGTCAAAACCCCCGTGTAATCGACAGTTACTTGAAGAACTACCTCAACGAGGGTAAACGTTCACTCGACATCGACAACAGTTAAGGTTGAGTTATGGATGAAGATAACGATTGCAAATGTCCGCCACCCGGTGCCCCCTTGTGGATGACAACCTTCTCTGACTTGATGTCGCTGTTGATGTGTTTTTTCGTACTGCTCCTTTCGTTTTCGGAAATGGATGTACTGAAATTTAAACAGATCGCGGGTTCAATGAAGTTTGCCTTCGGGGTACAAAACCAGCTCGAAGTGAAAGACATCCCTAAGGGTACCAGTATTATTGCGCAAGAGTTTCGCCCTGGTCGCCCAGAGCCAACACCGATTGACGTGATTATGCAGCAGACGATTGATATTACTCAGCAGACGCTCGACTTTCATGAAGGTGAGTCTGATCGTGCGGGTGGTACTCAGCGTGACCAAGGTAAGTTAACCGGTGGTCAGTCACCAGAAACTTCGACGCAAAAGAATCAAAACTCAGATTCAGACCAAGAAAGGCAGCAGCAAGCCCAATCCACAGAAGAGATGGAAACGTTAACTGAGAGCATTAAGAAGGCGCTCGAGCGTGAAATCGACCAAGGTGCGATTGAAGTGGAAAACCTCGGACAACAGATCGTGATTCGAATTCGCGAGCAGGGTGCTTTCCCTGCCGGATCGGCTTTCTTACAGCCTAAGTTCCGCCCATTGGTGCGCCAAGTGGCAGAGTTGGTCAAAGATGTGCCAGGTATTGTTCGCGTTTCAGGTCATACTGATAATCAGCGGTTAGATTCGGAGCTTTACCGTTCAAACTGGGATCTCTCTGCTCAACGGGCTGTTTCTGTTGCTCAAGAGATGGAAAAAGTGCGTGGATTCTCGCATCAGCGTCTGCGTGTACGGGGTATGGCAGATACTGAGCCGCTGGGACCTAACGATACTGAGCTACAGCGTTCACGAAACCGACGAGTTGAAATTAGCATTATGCAGGGTGAGCCACTTTATAGTGAAACGGTCCCTGTAACGCAGAACTAGTGCCGAATTCAAGCTAAACTATAAGACGAGCATCACGCTCGTCTTTTTTATGCTCTTTTCATCATGTATAATCTTGCGCCCTTAAGGTCCTGTGTGCCATGTTTACCAAATTGAACCGCACATAAGTGATGATTGCGAAAACTGTTAACCAGTGAAGTGAAGTATGAAATTTATTGTAAAGCCCCATCCAGAAATTTTTGTAAAAAGTGAGTCGGTGCGTAAGCGCTTCACAAAGATTCTTGAGTGTAACATTCGCAACATTATCAAGCTTCGTACCGAGTCTGTAGCGGTGTTTAACCGTCGCGACCATATCGAAGTGACGTCAGAGAGCGACCAATACCATGCTGAGGTGTTAGAAATCCTAACGCATACGCCAGGTATCCATCACGTATTGGAAGTGAAGCAGTCTGACTTTACCGATATGCACAACATCTACGAGCAAGTGCTTGAATTAAGTGGTTCACTTATCGAGAACAAAACGTTCGTAGTACGTGCTAAGCGTCGTGGTAAGCATGAGTTTAACTCACTTGAACTTGAGCGTTATGTTGGTGGCGGTCTAAACCAAGCGGTAGAAACCGCAAGCGTGAAGCTGCGTAACCCACAAGTGACAATCAACATTGAAGTGTCTGGCGATAAGCTAAACCAAGTTCTTGCTCGTCACAAAGGTCTTGGTGGTTTCCCTCTAGGAACACAAGAAGATGTGTTGAGCCTGATCTCTGGTGGTTTCGACTCAGGTGTTTCAAGCTATCTACACATCAAGCGTGGCTCAAAAGTACATTACTGTTTCTTTAACCTAGGTGGTCCTGCGCACGAGATCGGCGTTAAGCAAGTTTCTCACTACCTATGGAATAAGTACGGCTCATCAGCAAAAGTACGCTTTATCTCAGTAGACTTTGAACCTGTTGTAGCAGAGATCCTAGAGAAAGTGGATGACGGTCAAATGGGCGTTATCCTAAAACGTATGTTTATGCGTGCTGCGGGCATGATTGCTGAGAAATTTGGCATTCAGGCGCTTGTGACTGGTGAAGCTCTAGGTCAGGTATCAAGCCAGACGCTAACGAACCTGCGCCACATTGATGGCGTAACGGATACATTGATTCTGCGCCCACTGATCAACTGGGATAAAGAAGATATCATCAACGTTGCTCGCGATATCGGTACTGAAGATTTTGCTAAGACCATGCCTGAATACTGTGGTGTGATCTCGAAGAAACCAACAGTGAAAGCGGTGAAAGGTCGCCTAGAAGCCGAAGAAGAGAAATTCGACTTCTCTATTCTAGAAAAAGTGGTTTACGAAGCGCGCCAAATGGACATTCGTGATATCGCGAAAGAGACAGAACAAGCGGCACCTGAAGTTGAGCAAGTTCAAGCGGTAGAAGAGCACGCAATCGTGCTGGATATCCGTAGCCCAGACGAAGAAGATGAAAGCCCATTAGAAATCGACGGTGTTGAAGTTAAGCACCTACCTTTCTACAAGCTATCGACTCAGTTTGGTGATCTTGACCAGAGCAAGACCTACCTATTGTACTGTGAGCGTGGCGTAATGAGCCGCTTGCAAGCGCTTTACTTGCAAGAGCAAGGCTTCGCAAACGTGAAGGTTTACCGCCCATAATGGTGGTGCAGCGCTAATTAATCAGCGTTGTTAAAAGAATCAATTAAGCGCAAATCGTTCATTCGGTTTGCGTTTTTTTTTGTCTCGTTTTTGTGATTCTTGAAGGCTTGTAGGGTGTGGTCAGTAATCTGGTTTTGGGTAGCTAGAGAGATTCCCTGTCACGCTCGTGCCTCGCTGCATGGAATGACAAAATGTAGGGGGAAGCGAGATTAGAGAACTGAGTACTATTTTTTGCCATTCTTGATAGCCCACAGGGCGTAGTCAGGAATCTCGCTTTCGATGTTTGAACTGAGGGTAGGAGTAAACTCCGGGCATAAAAAAACACCGCCTATTAGGCGGTGCTAAAAAATTTGACAGACAGGTCAAAATAAATACAGGAAGTATACGTTTTGTTTCTTGGGATAAATGAAACAAAACCATGGTAGAAATCTACCGAACTCGAAATACGAGTTTGCAAACACAACATCGCAACAACAAAGCCAATTGATTTAAAATAAACCAAGCCGTTCAGGCTCGCGTTGCGAGACGAAATATAGAATTTCTCTGGTCGTCAGGCAATGGACATTTTATAATGTTTCAGATAAAAAAAACTAATCCAATACATTGAGGGCTTCCTATGTCCAGAAGACTACCGCCTTTAAACTCATTGAAGGTATTTGAAGCAGCGGCTCGCCACCTAAGTTTTACGCGAGCAGCAGAAGAGTTATTTGTGACACAAGCCGCAGTTAGCCATCAAATCAAGGCTTTAGAAGAGTTTCTTGGTTTGAAACTGTTTCGCCGCCGCAACCGTTCACTCTTGCTAACCGAAGAGGGGCAAAGTTACTTTCTCGACATCAAAGATATTTTCACGTCACTAGCAGAAGCCACTGACAAAGTATTAGAACGCAGTGAAAAAGGTGCGCTTACGATTAGTTTATCACCAAGTTTCGCGATTCAATGGTTGGTTCCTCGCTTAGCGGACTTTAATCAGCAAGAGCCAGATATCGACGTTAGAATAAAAGCGGTCGATATTGAAGAAGGTTCGTTAACCGATGATGTTGATGTGGCGATTTACTATGGTCGAGGCAATTGGCCGGGCTTACGTGCCGATAAACTTTATCAAGAATTTCTAATCCCACTTTGTTCACCGTCACTGCTACTCGGTCCTAAACCGCTCGCTGAATTAGCGGACTTAAAAAATCACACCTTATTGCACGATACATCGCGTAAAGATTGGAAACAATTTGCTAAGTCGCATGGCATTGAAGGTGTTAACGTTAATCATGGTCCAATCTTTAGCCACTCGACAATGGTGTTGCAAGCGGCTGCTCACGGGCAAGGTGTTGCTCTAGGTAACAACGTGTTAGCGCAGCCAGAGTTGGATGCTGGGCGTTTGATAGCCCCTTTTGACGAAGTGTTGGTTTCAAAAAATGCTTTCTACGTTGTTTGTCATGAAAAGCAAGCTGACATGGGGCGTATCGCCACTTTCCGTGATTGGATGCTAGCCAAAGCACAGAGTGAGCAAGAGGAACTACTAGAAGATGACGAGTAATCGAATCGTTGATGGCGAACAAGGTTCGCCATTATTTGTTTTTGCCCATGGTGCAGGCGCTGGTATGGACCATGCATTTATGCAGCAAGTCGCGAATGGGCTCGCGGCAAAGGGTATTCAAGTTATCCGCTTTAATTTTCCTTATATGGTCAAGCGCGCTGAAGACGGCAAGAAGCGTCCACCCGATCGAGCGCCTAAATTGCTTGAAGCATTTGAGCAAGTGATTGCTGACTATGCGGATAAACCGATTGTCATTGGCGGTAAATCGATGGGCGGTCGTATGGCAAGCCTGCTTGGCGATAACGCTCAGGTTGCGGGTATTGCTTGTTTAGGTTACCCGTTTCATCCACCGGGTAAACCTGAGAAATACAAAGGTGAGCATTTAGCGAGTTTGGCTAAGCCATGCGTGATTTTGCAGGGCGAGCGAGATACCTTTGGTAAGCGTGAAGAGTTTACCGATTTTGCTTTGGCAGACAGTGTACAGGTAGAGTTTATTGCGGATGGTGACCATAGCTTTAAACCGCGTAAAAGCTCAGGCTATACGGAAGCAGGTAACCTTGCTCATGCAGTAGAAGTATTGAGTCAGTTTATTTTTGCTTGTTATAAGGGAGATCATTAATGCGCGCTAATAATCTTCTTGCGGTGGGCGGTGTTCTCGCGGGGCTAGGTGTGGCTCTCGGCGCTTTTGCGTCTCACGGTTTAAAGAAAATGCTTTCGCCTTATTTATTAGAAGTGTTCTCAATAGGAGTGCAATATCAGTTTATCCATGCCACCGCGATTGTGCTGTGTGGGGCGCTGTTATTACTTAATCTTGGTGAGAAAGCACAAAAGTATTTTTTCATCGCCGCAATTTGCTTTATCATCGGCATCTTTTGTTTTAGCGGCAGTCTCTATGCGCTAGCGTTAACCGGGGTGAAATGGTTTGGACCAATCACGCCGATGGGTGGTTTCACCTTTATGCTAGGTTGGGCACTGTTCGTTTTCGCAGCACTACAGATCAAAAGAGGTGAGTAAGTGAAACAACTGATGCTTTATTGCCGTTCGGGCTTTGAAAAAGAGTGTGCCGGTGAAATTCAAGACCGTGCTACGGCGTTGGAAGTGTTTGGTTTTCCACGTTTACAAAAGAACTCAGGCTACGTGCTGTTTGAGTGCTACCAAGCAGGAGATGCGCAAAAGCTAGTCAAAGAGTTAGATTTCAACTCATTGATTTTTGCTCGCCAAATGTTTGCCGTTGCGGCAGAGATTACGGATTTACCGCGTGAAGACCGTATTTCACCGATTCTTGATCAGCTTGGTGAAGTCGATGCGATGCCTCTATGTGGTGATATTCGCATTGAAACGCCAGATACGAATGAAGCAAAAGAGCTATTAAAGTTCTGTCGTAAGTTCACTGTGCCAATGCGTCAAGCACTGCGTGGCAAAGGCGTGCTAATGAACAAAGAGCATGCGAAAAAGCCGGTATTGCATATTTGCTTTGTACAACCAGGTCATTGCTACGTGGGTTACTCATTACCAGGTAACAACTCGCAGTTCTTTATGGGTATCCCGCGTCTTAAATTCCCAGCGGATGCACCAAGCCGTTCAACCTTGAAGCTTGAAGAAGCTTTCCACGTATTTATTCCACGTAATGAGTGGGATGAGCGATTAGCTTCAGGTATGTGGGGCGTTGACTTGGGTGCTTGCCCGGGTGGTTGGACTTACCAACTAGTGAAGCGCTCGATGTTCGTACATTCGGTAGACAATGGCATGATGGCGCAAAGCCTGATGGATACCGGTCAAGTTAAACACCATCAAGAAGATGGTTTCAAATTTGAGCCAGCGCGTAAGAACGTGACTTGGTTGGTGTGTGACATGATTGAAAAACCATCTCGCGTTGCACAACTTATGGGTGAATGGATCATCAGTGGTTGGGCAAAAGAGGCGATTTTTAACCTTAAGCTGCCAATGAAAGGTCGTTACGACGAAGTTCTGCAAGATATCGAAAACTTAAAGGTGTTCTTAATCGAGAACGGCGTGAAGTTTAAGCTGCAAGCGAAGCATCTATATCATGACCGTGAAGAGATCACAGTGCACGTTCAGTGCCTATCGAACATCTCGCCACACTAAATATTGGCTTTTTAGTGTTTGATAAAACCCGCGTTTAACGCGGGTTTTGTTTTTGTATCACAGGCTCAAGCCATTTTTGTCCTTCGGTAGTGCGCTTAGTTACACCTTTGTCATTCCTTGGTTCGCACCACTATTTTTCCTTTTCAAGGGCACAACACTATTTGTCATTCCATGGAGCGCGTATGCGCGAGCAGGGAATCTGCTTTTTGGTTTTATGAAAGCGAGATTCCCAACTCGGTCGTTCCTCCCTCTCGGGAATGACAATTTATGGGTCGAGCCTCCTTCTTAGAATTGACCAGTAGGGGGCGTGTCTTTAGCTGGGTAATGACAGGCATTAATTACCAGGAGTCGTCGTCGCCCCAACTGCCGGAATCATCGCCACCAAAGTCAAAACCGTCGCCCGAATCTTGATCGCCGCCCCAGCGCGTTGAGTCATCGCTAAAGCTCGAGTCATCCACACTCGAATCACTAAAGCTTGAGTTATCAAAATTGAGTTCATCTGGGTTGCCAAATCCGGTATCGGTGTTCCAACCCCCGGTGTAGCTTTGGGTATAATCATCGCTACCCGCTAAAAATGAACTGGCGCTATCATCTGTCGTTGCTGTGTCACTCTGAGTGTTATCGGTCGGACTGTTATCAATATTGCTATCTGCGCTATCGTCGGGCTGCTGATAATAATTATTGGTAATGTTTTCTGTCATTGGCTCTGCAGCGTGAGAGTCAGAAAAGAGCAAATGGCTTAGAGCACTGCCTGCGACCATACCCGCCGCTACACCAGCTGCAGTCTGCATAAAACCACCAAAAGCGCTGGGTTGATAGCTTGGTGCTGGCGGGCGTGGTGGCTGACGAGTCTCACCAAACATTTTGCTCATGGTGCCGCGTTTTGCTTCTTGTTGATAATACTCTGCGTTGCTTTGCAGGTAGTCATTACGCTTTTTCAACTCGGTGAGCGCCAGCTCTTGAGCAAGAGCTAACTGGCTGAGGCGATAGATAATATCGGGTTGTGAGGCAATTTTATTGCTAATCAGCTCTGCTGCAGCCTGGTCTCGGTTTATATCTTGTTTTGCAGCCAGCTTGTCGGCTAACTGCTCGATCATTGTTTGTTCTTGTGGAGTCATATAACCAAGTCCTCAAATCATATTCGGCTGTTGCTAGATCCCCATTGGCGATGCTAGCGCGCGCGGGATGATCGCAGTGTATGCCTGCGTTGAGCGATGCAACAGTAGTGAAATCTATCTTTGCGCGAATTGAAATTGAGAGCCGAGAGGGGAAGAACTGAGAATTGAGAGAGGGAGAGTTGAGAATAGAGAGCGCTGACGCTTAAGATCTGAGAAGTGAGAGTCAGAGGCACAATTGAGTTAACTGTGCCTCGAGAGGAATTACTGATTTGGACCGTTGTAGCGTAGGTCTTGTAAGTTAAAGCCTAGATCGATATCGGTTTTTAGTGCTGCAACTTGCTTACACTTGCGCGCCATTTCAATATCTTTATCTAATTTTTTACGGTACTTGGATGGTAATTCCTCGCTGGCAAAGGCTTGCTCAATATCGGTAAACTGAGTCAAAATTTCCTTTGCGGCTTTTGGTCCAATACCTGCCACGCCAGGGACTTGGCTTGAGCTAATACCGGTTAGTCCCCAGTAGTCAGCGAGTTGAGTCGGCTTTACACCAAACTCATTTTCAATAAACGGTTCATCTAGCCAGCGATGTTGAAAATAATCGCGAATCTGCAGGGTTGGAGAAAGCAGTTGGCAGTAGCCTTTATCGGTTGAAATGATAGTCACTTTTTCATTGTGACTGGCGACTTTGATCGCTAAGGTTGCAACCAGGTCATCGGCTTCGTCACCTTCTGAGAGTAGTGAATCAATACCTAACTTCCACCATGCATCTTGAATGGCATCTAAGCCGTTGACCAGAGGCTCGGGCATGGGTTTTCGGTTTTGTTTGTACTCGGGTAAAATTTCACCTCGCCAACCTCTGTCTTGCAGATGGTGATCAAATACCGCAATGATATG is part of the Vibrio ponticus genome and harbors:
- the rlmM gene encoding 23S rRNA (cytidine(2498)-2'-O)-methyltransferase RlmM, coding for MKQLMLYCRSGFEKECAGEIQDRATALEVFGFPRLQKNSGYVLFECYQAGDAQKLVKELDFNSLIFARQMFAVAAEITDLPREDRISPILDQLGEVDAMPLCGDIRIETPDTNEAKELLKFCRKFTVPMRQALRGKGVLMNKEHAKKPVLHICFVQPGHCYVGYSLPGNNSQFFMGIPRLKFPADAPSRSTLKLEEAFHVFIPRNEWDERLASGMWGVDLGACPGGWTYQLVKRSMFVHSVDNGMMAQSLMDTGQVKHHQEDGFKFEPARKNVTWLVCDMIEKPSRVAQLMGEWIISGWAKEAIFNLKLPMKGRYDEVLQDIENLKVFLIENGVKFKLQAKHLYHDREEITVHVQCLSNISPH
- a CDS encoding flagellar motor protein MotB, encoding MDEDNDCKCPPPGAPLWMTTFSDLMSLLMCFFVLLLSFSEMDVLKFKQIAGSMKFAFGVQNQLEVKDIPKGTSIIAQEFRPGRPEPTPIDVIMQQTIDITQQTLDFHEGESDRAGGTQRDQGKLTGGQSPETSTQKNQNSDSDQERQQQAQSTEEMETLTESIKKALEREIDQGAIEVENLGQQIVIRIREQGAFPAGSAFLQPKFRPLVRQVAELVKDVPGIVRVSGHTDNQRLDSELYRSNWDLSAQRAVSVAQEMEKVRGFSHQRLRVRGMADTEPLGPNDTELQRSRNRRVEISIMQGEPLYSETVPVTQN
- the pomA gene encoding flagellar motor protein PomA — protein: MDLATLLGLIGGFAFVIMAMVLGGSIGMYVDVTSILIVVGGSTFVVLMKFTMGQFFGAAKIAGKAFMFKADEPEDLIAKIVEMADAARKGGFLALEEMEISNSFMQKGIDLLVDGHDADVVRSALQKDIALTDERHEKGAGAFKAYGDVAPAMGMIGTLVGLVAMLSNMDDPKAIGPAMAVALLTTLYGAVLSNMVFFPIADKLSLRREQEKLNRRLIMDGVLAIQDGQNPRVIDSYLKNYLNEGKRSLDIDNS
- a CDS encoding alpha/beta fold hydrolase — encoded protein: MTSNRIVDGEQGSPLFVFAHGAGAGMDHAFMQQVANGLAAKGIQVIRFNFPYMVKRAEDGKKRPPDRAPKLLEAFEQVIADYADKPIVIGGKSMGGRMASLLGDNAQVAGIACLGYPFHPPGKPEKYKGEHLASLAKPCVILQGERDTFGKREEFTDFALADSVQVEFIADGDHSFKPRKSSGYTEAGNLAHAVEVLSQFIFACYKGDH
- a CDS encoding transcriptional regulator GcvA — encoded protein: MSRRLPPLNSLKVFEAAARHLSFTRAAEELFVTQAAVSHQIKALEEFLGLKLFRRRNRSLLLTEEGQSYFLDIKDIFTSLAEATDKVLERSEKGALTISLSPSFAIQWLVPRLADFNQQEPDIDVRIKAVDIEEGSLTDDVDVAIYYGRGNWPGLRADKLYQEFLIPLCSPSLLLGPKPLAELADLKNHTLLHDTSRKDWKQFAKSHGIEGVNVNHGPIFSHSTMVLQAAAHGQGVALGNNVLAQPELDAGRLIAPFDEVLVSKNAFYVVCHEKQADMGRIATFRDWMLAKAQSEQEELLEDDE
- the xni gene encoding flap endonuclease Xni, which produces MSIHLVIIDALNLIRRVHSVQPDPTDIARTIDTTGRTITRIINEAQPTHIIAVFDHHLQDRGWRGEILPEYKQNRKPMPEPLVNGLDAIQDAWWKLGIDSLLSEGDEADDLVATLAIKVASHNEKVTIISTDKGYCQLLSPTLQIRDYFQHRWLDEPFIENEFGVKPTQLADYWGLTGISSSQVPGVAGIGPKAAKEILTQFTDIEQAFASEELPSKYRKKLDKDIEMARKCKQVAALKTDIDLGFNLQDLRYNGPNQ
- the ispA gene encoding (2E,6E)-farnesyl diphosphate synthase, with product MLEALISFQQRNNQQLEWWLSQLPHQNQPLIDAMRYGLLLGGKRARPFLVYITGQMLGCKVEDLDTPASAVECIHAYSLIHDDLPAMDDDELRRGQPTCHIKFDEATAILTGDALQTLAFTILADGQLNPNAEATRIKMVKSLAEASGAAGMCMGQALDLQAENRSVDLQELEEIHRNKTGALMKCAIRLGALAAGDKGIAVMPLLDKYADAIGLAFQVQDDILDIISDTETLGKPQGSDQELNKSTYPALLGLEGAIEKANNLLHEALQALDAIPYNTELLEEFARYVVERKN
- a CDS encoding DUF423 domain-containing protein, which produces MRANNLLAVGGVLAGLGVALGAFASHGLKKMLSPYLLEVFSIGVQYQFIHATAIVLCGALLLLNLGEKAQKYFFIAAICFIIGIFCFSGSLYALALTGVKWFGPITPMGGFTFMLGWALFVFAALQIKRGE
- the thiI gene encoding tRNA uracil 4-sulfurtransferase ThiI, whose protein sequence is MKFIVKPHPEIFVKSESVRKRFTKILECNIRNIIKLRTESVAVFNRRDHIEVTSESDQYHAEVLEILTHTPGIHHVLEVKQSDFTDMHNIYEQVLELSGSLIENKTFVVRAKRRGKHEFNSLELERYVGGGLNQAVETASVKLRNPQVTINIEVSGDKLNQVLARHKGLGGFPLGTQEDVLSLISGGFDSGVSSYLHIKRGSKVHYCFFNLGGPAHEIGVKQVSHYLWNKYGSSAKVRFISVDFEPVVAEILEKVDDGQMGVILKRMFMRAAGMIAEKFGIQALVTGEALGQVSSQTLTNLRHIDGVTDTLILRPLINWDKEDIINVARDIGTEDFAKTMPEYCGVISKKPTVKAVKGRLEAEEEKFDFSILEKVVYEARQMDIRDIAKETEQAAPEVEQVQAVEEHAIVLDIRSPDEEDESPLEIDGVEVKHLPFYKLSTQFGDLDQSKTYLLYCERGVMSRLQALYLQEQGFANVKVYRP
- the xseB gene encoding exodeoxyribonuclease VII small subunit; translated protein: MASKKPENMTFEATIEELDSIVEDLENGDLALDEALKKFERGISLARAGQTKLNDAEQRVSILLQNDDNAPLSEFTQQPE
- a CDS encoding DUF2076 domain-containing protein; this encodes MTPQEQTMIEQLADKLAAKQDINRDQAAAELISNKIASQPDIIYRLSQLALAQELALTELKKRNDYLQSNAEYYQQEAKRGTMSKMFGETRQPPRPPAPSYQPSAFGGFMQTAAGVAAGMVAGSALSHLLFSDSHAAEPMTENITNNYYQQPDDSADSNIDNSPTDNTQSDTATTDDSASSFLAGSDDYTQSYTGGWNTDTGFGNPDELNFDNSSFSDSSVDDSSFSDDSTRWGGDQDSGDGFDFGGDDSGSWGDDDSW